A stretch of the Paramormyrops kingsleyae isolate MSU_618 chromosome 16, PKINGS_0.4, whole genome shotgun sequence genome encodes the following:
- the LOC140578879 gene encoding uncharacterized protein, whose translation MAQFDLVAFTLYPTLEQFDVCRKDDLLQIADFFNILVPAEASKRVVKQILLDELVQQGILPELGGSPSVAATPVRMSAVAEASSDDPGSGHRMDLGDPRSTREDLLLTIKLRELELEIKRQEYQAQLLRVRAMEMEAEKELELRRMSMGDQKPMPLPRKAPTPGTPPPAARSARDQADAQDAPRPRPRSPLSSPVSPEIGRSSFDVSRHIGLVPVFRENEVDAYFSIFERIAMTLNWPKHLWSLLLQCKLVGKAQEVCSALALEQSLDYDIVKATVLRAYELVPEAYRQNFRNLPKSASQTYVEFAREKAVLFDKWCGASGVFTFDQLKELVLLEEFKNCVPDRVVVYLNEKKVTSLTEAATLADEFVLTHKTVFTPIPLPRKTRPVVSSPSSASSPPPVEKRECFYCHEVGHIISVCPVLKRKEARSAARKVNVAACPDSSSSSSSRVDAAFEPFVFTGSVSLSEMDARHPVTILRDTGAAQSFLVEGVIPLCDKTYCGTDVLVQGIDLCVAGVPLHTVYLCTPDFSGYVRVAVQPQLPVPGITFILGNDIAGKRIVPLPEVVLDPVLCENDVAVEHPTVFPACVLTRAQRRQLADIDLEDTFMSVPVLDKPSKIESVTPDPNNSVTSPEVPFCLFSYVYFVIFVVFCLGSVYFGDPCGFTLVWGGVTCRKFGLRAVRNLCRKFRVRAVSVTCRKFRRMPAGPPDVLPTRRLVARPLDTALRT comes from the coding sequence atggcccaattcgaccttgttgcgttcaccctttaccccacactcgaacaatttgatgtgtgccgcaaggatgatctgctacagatagcagacttctttaacattttggttcccgctgaggcttccaagcgggttgttaagcaaattctgctcgatgaattggttcagcaaggtatactgcctgagttgggtggatcccctagtgttgctgccaccccggttcggatgtctgctgtagcggaggccagcagcgacgatcCAGGGAGTGGACACCGCATGGATCTTGGAGATCCCCGCTCAACCAGGGAGGACCTACTGCTGACGATTAAGCTACGGGAGCTCGAGCTTGAGATTAAgagacaggagtaccaggctcagctactccgtgtccgggctatggagatggaggctgagaaggagctggagttacgtcggatgagcatgggcgaccaaaaaccgatgcctcttccgcgtaaagcacccacaccaggtacacctccacccgcagctcgctccgcccgagaccaggctgacgcccaagacgctcctagaccccgtccccggtctcccttgagctcgcctgtctccccggaaattggtagatcgagctttgatgtgagccgacacatcggtcttgttcctgtgtttcgggaaaatgaggtagacgcctacttttccatttttgagcgcattgctatgacattgaactggcccaaacacctttggtcactgttactgcaatgtaagcttgtgggtaaggcacaggaagtttgttcggctcttgcgttagagcagagcctggattacgacattgtgaaggctactgtgcttcgcgcttatgagttagtgccggaagcttatcggcagaactttcgaaatcttcccaaatccgccagccaaacatacgtggagttcgcacgcgagaaagccgtcttgtttgataagtggtgcggcgctagtggtgtgtttaccttcgaccagcttaaggaactggtcctgttagaagaatttaagaactgtgttcctgatcgagTGGTAGTGTACTTGAATGAGAAAAAAGTCACTTCGctaactgaagctgccaccctcgctgacgAGTTCGTTTTGACCCACAAAACTGTGTTTACTCCGATTCCTTTGCCACGTAAAACTCGTCCAGTCGTATCCTCCCCCTCGTCAGCATCGTCTCCACCACCCGTGGAGAAACGCGAGTGTTTCTATTGCCACGAAGTGGGCCATAttatatctgtttgtcctgtgttaaAGCGCAAGGAAGCTCGTTCAGCAGCTAGGAAAGtaaatgttgctgcctgccccgACAGTTcttcgtcctcctcctctcGCGTTGATGCTGCTTTCGAACCATTTGTATTTACTGGTTCGGTTTCGCTCAGTGAGATGGATGCTCGGCACCCTGTGACTATCCTGCGGGATACGGGAGCCGCTCAGTCATTCTTGGTGGAAGGAGTTATTCCCCTATGTGACAAAACGTACTGTGGTACGGATGTGTTGGTGCAGGGAATTGATTTAtgtgtggctggagttcccctgcacaccgtttatctgtgtactcccgatttctcgggatacgtgcgagtagctgtccagccccagttacctgtcccaggcattacgtttattcttgggaatgacatagcggggaagagaatcgttcctctacccgaagtcgttctggaccctgtgctgtgtgaaaatgatgtagcggtggaacacccgacggtgtttcctgcgtgtgtgcTTACTCGTGCACAGCGGCGCCAGCTTGCCGACATTGACCTCGAGGACACGTTCATGTCCGTGCCAGTGTTGGATAAACCTTCGAAGATTGAGTCTGTGACCCCGGATCCTAATAACTCTGTTACCTCCCCTGAAGttccgttctgtttgttttcttatgtttattttgtgatttttgttgttttttgtttgggatctgtgtattttggtgacccgtgtgggttcactcttgtgtgggggggtgttacgtgccgtaagttcgggttacgtgccgtaaggaatttgtgccgtaagtttcgggtacgtgccgtaagtgttacgtgccgtaagtttaggaggatgcctgcaggtcctccggacgtcctgcccactcgccgattggtcgcccgccccctcgacaccgccctcaggacctga